Proteins co-encoded in one Populus trichocarpa isolate Nisqually-1 chromosome 10, P.trichocarpa_v4.1, whole genome shotgun sequence genomic window:
- the LOC7475967 gene encoding uncharacterized protein LOC7475967 isoform X1: protein MDPDLDPFDDILPKPALTNVARLGGKFQPKAKPRPKKVEFVPIPFPPSKAKEKAVAASQTSLDTNISVQPFGIMDEKLTCQIGSLSPSSPTGTKEPLKSNDGKTKLVEESGSPLATSDMVGVKEPLKYKEGLSSWEIGSLEAANLSPAGINDAGSVGAMDSEAAISGCNDDQESSFVKSAGVAGSLGFDSDLLDDILPKSLKNNSRAGGKFKPKAKPRQRNENPAPVSSSPSKCAEEEPKAHSQQTQSTEPVDVANTRMNPDGPTLLQQGNVKSNEPSKDSEVLYFNDNSCMELVNPSSENIATEEDVSPQNTPLAEMKSGNDVGLNSRFVESAIEVGSMRLDLDAFDYMDPQPAISTGRAAGKLQSKVKARPRKGTSELAASAVPNTAVEKVAGLASTVLDNMLPVESSGVENGRLTDHVSEPNMESAGTKEPGRNNGQALLSPPEILATVFCQKDSKGKSSFPAQNFVDSSAFMKCNVVATDFSSPNEAAVQVDNGRLELEFQESGAFPGLETPGFLSPDVMESVMAPPPNVQPVPSETINIDGCSVAAFPSDNIVDSPCTHLGDFIPPDPCTSEIRMNQELKNLTETSRSDNVTAIHQEDASDLPEKETSSSRKRKAAPVSCSSWKSQKASLAGDMNEHDKSSRHLTKQAAAPQLGDEPEYEAHGNDDSSMHPGDFLPFDPCTSEFQVDQNQKDFTESNCLANANVVRSEDVPVVPEKESSKSGKRKVFSASNCSRKSKKSSLAAGPQVVDELDEAHDNGGLPEPPGSSVDEEDNDYEPRGDEESDDENKVEIASRKKRASKKSKEPVTENEKPVRKRNRSNDTSEQSMQKPRKKFSHSTRRNKRCVNKDLLNMPEDEIDFKRLPIRDIILFAEYKERLATTTSKIPPNNQSTDNPFHGEYSHNEEDGFASEQDITHGDDQTYVRAQPSSSLFNYQSFMDRAPNSRWSKQDTELFYEGIQQFGTDLSMIQQLFPGRTRHQVKLKYKKEERQHPLRLHEALSSRPKDNSYFEKLIEQLQEVAGTQEEQESYKDDLVDVSGEEDAELNAETSGEVTKPEQGENAGVEEEQEKNVAEDHHGPLKSGVSDEDVDDIWGSY, encoded by the exons ATGGATCCTGATTTGGACCCTTTTGATGATATTCTTCCTAAGCCTGCCTTGACTAATG TAGCTAGGTTAGGTGGGAAGTTTCAGCCTAAGGCCAAACCACGACCAAAAAAGGTGGAATTTGTACCAATTCCTTTTCCTCCAAGTAAAGCCAAGGAAAAGGCTGTGGCAGCATCGCAAACTAGCTTAGACACAAATATTTCTGTTCAGCCTTTTGGTATCATGGATGAGAAGTTGACATGTCAAATTGGTTCGTTGTCTCCATCATCACCTACTGGGACTAAGGAACCCTTGAAAAGCAAtgatggaaaaacaaaattggttgAAGAGTCAGGGAGTCCCTTAGCCACCTCTGACATGGTTGGGGTCAAAGAACCTCTGAAATATAAGGAAGGTTTGTCCTCTTGGGAAATAGGAAGCTTGGAGGCAGCAAACCTCTCCCCTGCTGGGATAAATGATGCAGGCTCTGTTGGTGCTATGGATTCGGAGGCTGCAATATCTGGTTGTAATGATGACCAGGAATCTAGCTTTGTGAAATCAGCAGGAGTG GCAGGCTCATTGGGGTTTGATTCAGATCTACTGGATGACATTCTTCCtaaatctctaaaaaataatt CTAGGGCTGGCGGGAAATTCAAGCCTAAGGCTAAACCTCggcaaagaaatgaaaatccaGCACCCGTCTCTTCATCTCCATCTAAATGTGCCGAGGAAGAACCTAAGGCACATTCTCAACAAACACAATCCACAGAGCCTGTTGATGTTGCAAATACAAGGATGAACCCAGATGGTCCAACTTTACTTCAGCAGGGCAATGTTAAGAGTAATGAGCCATCAAAAGACAGCGAAGTTTTATATTTCAACGACAACAGCTGCATGGAATTAGTCAACCCCTCATCTGAAAATATTGCAACTGAAGAGGATGTGAGCCCCCAAAATACTCCGCTTGCAGAGATGAAGTCTGGAAATGATGTTGGCCTGAATTCTAGGTTTGTAGAATCTGCCATAGAG GTTGGTTCCATGAGATTAGATTTGGACGCTTTTGATTATATGGATCCTCAACCAGCCATATCAACTG GGAGGGCTGCTGGCAAGTTACAGTCGAAGGTAAAGGCCCGGCCTAGGAAGGGAACATCTGAGTTAGCTGCTTCTGCTGTTCCCAATACTGCGGTAGAAAAGGTGGCGGGTCTAGCTTCCACTGTCTTGGATAACATGCTGCCCGTTGAATCTTCTGGTGTTGAAAATGGTAGACTAACCGATCATGTTAGTGAGCCTAATATGGAGAGTGCTGGGACCAAAGAGCCAGGGAGAAACAATGGCCAGGCTCTTCTTTCTCCTCCAGAAATTTTAGCTACTGTCTTTTGTCAGAAGGACTCAAAGGGAAAATCCAGCTTTCCTGCACAAAATTTTGTTGATTCTTCAGCATTCATGAAATGTAATGTGGTGGCGACAGATTTTTCAAGTCCCAATGAAGCTGCTGTTCAGGTTGATAATGGAAGGTTGGAATTAGAG TTTCAGGAATCAGGGGCATTTCCTGGCTTGGAAACTCCAGGTTTCTTGTCCCCAGATGTCATGGAGTCTGTTATGGCCCCACCACCAAATGTTCAACCTGTTCCTTCTGAAACCATAAACATTGATGGGTGTTCAGTTGCTGCCTTCCCATCAGATAATATTGTTGATTCCCCATGCACTCACCTAGGTGATTTTATTCCTCCAGATCCTTGTACTTCTGAGATTCGAATGAACCAAGAACTGAAAAACCTTACAGAAACTTCTCGCTCAGATAATGTGACTGCTATCCATCAGGAGGATGCCTCTGATTTGCCAGAAAAGGAG ACTTCTAGTAGTAGAAAAAGAAAGGCTGCTCCAGTATCATGTAGTTCTTGGAAGTCTCAAAAAGCTTCCTTAGCTGGTGACATGAACGAACATGACAAATCATCAAGGCATCTGACAAAGCAGGCCGCTGCCCCTCAACTTGGTGATGAGCCAGAATATGAGGCTCATGGCAATGATGACTCATCCATGCACCCAGGcgattttcttccttttgatcCTTGTACCTCTGAGTTTCAAGTGGATCAAAATCAGAAAGACTTTACAGAAAGCAATTGCTTGGCTAATGCAAATGTCGTGCGTTCAGAGGATGTTCCTGTAGTGCCTGAAAAGGAG AGTTCTAAGAGTGGAAAAAGAAAGGTTTTTTCAGCATCAAATTGTTCCCGGAAGTCCAAAAAATCTTCCTTGGCAGCTGGCCCTCAAGTTGTTGATGAGCTGGATGAAGCTCATGATAATGGGGGGTTACCTGAACCTCCTGGTAGTtctgttgatgaagaagataatGATTATGAACCTAGAGGGGATGAAGAGAGTGACGATGAAAACAAAGTGGAAATTGCATCTCGAAAGAAACGagcttcaaaaaaatcaaaggaaccagtgactgaaaatgaaaaaccagTTCGAAAGCGCAACAGATCCAATGACACTTCAGAACAGTCAATGCAAAAACCTCGCAAGAAGTTTTCTCATTCAACTCGTCGAAACAAAAGATGCG TGAATAAGGATTTGCTTAACATGCCAGAGGATGAGATTGATTTCAAGAGGTTGCCTATCAGGGACATCATTTTGTTTGCAGAGTATAAGGAGCGGTTAGCA ACGACAACATCAAAAATTCCCCCAAACAATCAAAG CACTGACAATCCATTTCATGGAGAATATTCCCATAATGAAGAGGATGGGTTTGCTTCGGAGCAAGACATAACCCATGGTGATGACCAAACATATGTTAGGGCTCAACCAAGTTCATCTTTATTCAACTACCAGTCTTTCATGGACAGAGCACCCAATTCAAGATGGTCAAAACAAGACACAGAGTTGTTTTATGAG GGGATTCAACAATTTGGGACTGATTTATCGATGATCCAACAACTTTTTCCTGGTCGAACACGGCATCAAGtcaagttaaaatataaaaaggaggAGCGTCAGCACCCCTTAAGGCTCCATGAAGCTCTGAGCAGTCGTCCAAAAG ATAATTCgtattttgaaaagttaattgaGCAGCTACAAGAAGTTGCTGGTACTCAGGAAGAACAAGAGTCTTACAAAGATGACCTAGTTGATGTGTCAGGCGAGGAGGATGCAGAGCTAAATGCTGAAACTAGT GGTGAAGTTACAAAACCCGAGCAGGGTGAGAATGCAGGAGTTGAAGAAGAACAGGAAAAGAATGTTGCTGAAGACCACCATGGTCCACTGAAATCTGGTGTTAGCGATGAGGACGTAGATGATATATGGGGTTCATATTAA
- the LOC7475967 gene encoding uncharacterized protein LOC7475967 isoform X7: MDEKLTCQIGSLSPSSPTGTKEPLKSNDGKTKLVEESGSPLATSDMVGVKEPLKYKEGLSSWEIGSLEAANLSPAGINDAGSVGAMDSEAAISGCNDDQESSFVKSAGVAGSLGFDSDLLDDILPKSLKNNSRAGGKFKPKAKPRQRNENPAPVSSSPSKCAEEEPKAHSQQTQSTEPVDVANTRMNPDGPTLLQQGNVKSNEPSKDSEVLYFNDNSCMELVNPSSENIATEEDVSPQNTPLAEMKSGNDVGLNSRFVESAIEVGSMRLDLDAFDYMDPQPAISTGRAAGKLQSKVKARPRKGTSELAASAVPNTAVEKVAGLASTVLDNMLPVESSGVENGRLTDHVSEPNMESAGTKEPGRNNGQALLSPPEILATVFCQKDSKGKSSFPAQNFVDSSAFMKCNVVATDFSSPNEAAVQVDNGRLELEFQESGAFPGLETPGFLSPDVMESVMAPPPNVQPVPSETINIDGCSVAAFPSDNIVDSPCTHLGDFIPPDPCTSEIRMNQELKNLTETSRSDNVTAIHQEDASDLPEKETSSSRKRKAAPVSCSSWKSQKASLAGDMNEHDKSSRHLTKQAAAPQLGDEPEYEAHGNDDSSMHPGDFLPFDPCTSEFQVDQNQKDFTESNCLANANVVRSEDVPVVPEKESSKSGKRKVFSASNCSRKSKKSSLAAGPQVVDELDEAHDNGGLPEPPGSSVDEEDNDYEPRGDEESDDENKVEIASRKKRASKKSKEPVTENEKPVRKRNRSNDTSEQSMQKPRKKFSHSTRRNKRCVNKDLLNMPEDEIDFKRLPIRDIILFAEYKERLATTTSKIPPNNQSTDNPFHGEYSHNEEDGFASEQDITHGDDQTYVRAQPSSSLFNYQSFMDRAPNSRWSKQDTELFYEGIQQFGTDLSMIQQLFPGRTRHQVKLKYKKEERQHPLRLHEALSSRPKDNSYFEKLIEQLQEVAGTQEEQESYKDDLVDVSGEEDAELNAETSGEVTKPEQGENAGVEEEQEKNVAEDHHGPLKSGVSDEDVDDIWGSY, from the exons ATGGATGAGAAGTTGACATGTCAAATTGGTTCGTTGTCTCCATCATCACCTACTGGGACTAAGGAACCCTTGAAAAGCAAtgatggaaaaacaaaattggttgAAGAGTCAGGGAGTCCCTTAGCCACCTCTGACATGGTTGGGGTCAAAGAACCTCTGAAATATAAGGAAGGTTTGTCCTCTTGGGAAATAGGAAGCTTGGAGGCAGCAAACCTCTCCCCTGCTGGGATAAATGATGCAGGCTCTGTTGGTGCTATGGATTCGGAGGCTGCAATATCTGGTTGTAATGATGACCAGGAATCTAGCTTTGTGAAATCAGCAGGAGTG GCAGGCTCATTGGGGTTTGATTCAGATCTACTGGATGACATTCTTCCtaaatctctaaaaaataatt CTAGGGCTGGCGGGAAATTCAAGCCTAAGGCTAAACCTCggcaaagaaatgaaaatccaGCACCCGTCTCTTCATCTCCATCTAAATGTGCCGAGGAAGAACCTAAGGCACATTCTCAACAAACACAATCCACAGAGCCTGTTGATGTTGCAAATACAAGGATGAACCCAGATGGTCCAACTTTACTTCAGCAGGGCAATGTTAAGAGTAATGAGCCATCAAAAGACAGCGAAGTTTTATATTTCAACGACAACAGCTGCATGGAATTAGTCAACCCCTCATCTGAAAATATTGCAACTGAAGAGGATGTGAGCCCCCAAAATACTCCGCTTGCAGAGATGAAGTCTGGAAATGATGTTGGCCTGAATTCTAGGTTTGTAGAATCTGCCATAGAG GTTGGTTCCATGAGATTAGATTTGGACGCTTTTGATTATATGGATCCTCAACCAGCCATATCAACTG GGAGGGCTGCTGGCAAGTTACAGTCGAAGGTAAAGGCCCGGCCTAGGAAGGGAACATCTGAGTTAGCTGCTTCTGCTGTTCCCAATACTGCGGTAGAAAAGGTGGCGGGTCTAGCTTCCACTGTCTTGGATAACATGCTGCCCGTTGAATCTTCTGGTGTTGAAAATGGTAGACTAACCGATCATGTTAGTGAGCCTAATATGGAGAGTGCTGGGACCAAAGAGCCAGGGAGAAACAATGGCCAGGCTCTTCTTTCTCCTCCAGAAATTTTAGCTACTGTCTTTTGTCAGAAGGACTCAAAGGGAAAATCCAGCTTTCCTGCACAAAATTTTGTTGATTCTTCAGCATTCATGAAATGTAATGTGGTGGCGACAGATTTTTCAAGTCCCAATGAAGCTGCTGTTCAGGTTGATAATGGAAGGTTGGAATTAGAG TTTCAGGAATCAGGGGCATTTCCTGGCTTGGAAACTCCAGGTTTCTTGTCCCCAGATGTCATGGAGTCTGTTATGGCCCCACCACCAAATGTTCAACCTGTTCCTTCTGAAACCATAAACATTGATGGGTGTTCAGTTGCTGCCTTCCCATCAGATAATATTGTTGATTCCCCATGCACTCACCTAGGTGATTTTATTCCTCCAGATCCTTGTACTTCTGAGATTCGAATGAACCAAGAACTGAAAAACCTTACAGAAACTTCTCGCTCAGATAATGTGACTGCTATCCATCAGGAGGATGCCTCTGATTTGCCAGAAAAGGAG ACTTCTAGTAGTAGAAAAAGAAAGGCTGCTCCAGTATCATGTAGTTCTTGGAAGTCTCAAAAAGCTTCCTTAGCTGGTGACATGAACGAACATGACAAATCATCAAGGCATCTGACAAAGCAGGCCGCTGCCCCTCAACTTGGTGATGAGCCAGAATATGAGGCTCATGGCAATGATGACTCATCCATGCACCCAGGcgattttcttccttttgatcCTTGTACCTCTGAGTTTCAAGTGGATCAAAATCAGAAAGACTTTACAGAAAGCAATTGCTTGGCTAATGCAAATGTCGTGCGTTCAGAGGATGTTCCTGTAGTGCCTGAAAAGGAG AGTTCTAAGAGTGGAAAAAGAAAGGTTTTTTCAGCATCAAATTGTTCCCGGAAGTCCAAAAAATCTTCCTTGGCAGCTGGCCCTCAAGTTGTTGATGAGCTGGATGAAGCTCATGATAATGGGGGGTTACCTGAACCTCCTGGTAGTtctgttgatgaagaagataatGATTATGAACCTAGAGGGGATGAAGAGAGTGACGATGAAAACAAAGTGGAAATTGCATCTCGAAAGAAACGagcttcaaaaaaatcaaaggaaccagtgactgaaaatgaaaaaccagTTCGAAAGCGCAACAGATCCAATGACACTTCAGAACAGTCAATGCAAAAACCTCGCAAGAAGTTTTCTCATTCAACTCGTCGAAACAAAAGATGCG TGAATAAGGATTTGCTTAACATGCCAGAGGATGAGATTGATTTCAAGAGGTTGCCTATCAGGGACATCATTTTGTTTGCAGAGTATAAGGAGCGGTTAGCA ACGACAACATCAAAAATTCCCCCAAACAATCAAAG CACTGACAATCCATTTCATGGAGAATATTCCCATAATGAAGAGGATGGGTTTGCTTCGGAGCAAGACATAACCCATGGTGATGACCAAACATATGTTAGGGCTCAACCAAGTTCATCTTTATTCAACTACCAGTCTTTCATGGACAGAGCACCCAATTCAAGATGGTCAAAACAAGACACAGAGTTGTTTTATGAG GGGATTCAACAATTTGGGACTGATTTATCGATGATCCAACAACTTTTTCCTGGTCGAACACGGCATCAAGtcaagttaaaatataaaaaggaggAGCGTCAGCACCCCTTAAGGCTCCATGAAGCTCTGAGCAGTCGTCCAAAAG ATAATTCgtattttgaaaagttaattgaGCAGCTACAAGAAGTTGCTGGTACTCAGGAAGAACAAGAGTCTTACAAAGATGACCTAGTTGATGTGTCAGGCGAGGAGGATGCAGAGCTAAATGCTGAAACTAGT GGTGAAGTTACAAAACCCGAGCAGGGTGAGAATGCAGGAGTTGAAGAAGAACAGGAAAAGAATGTTGCTGAAGACCACCATGGTCCACTGAAATCTGGTGTTAGCGATGAGGACGTAGATGATATATGGGGTTCATATTAA
- the LOC7475967 gene encoding uncharacterized protein LOC7475967 isoform X2, with the protein MDPDLDPFDDILPKPALTNARLGGKFQPKAKPRPKKVEFVPIPFPPSKAKEKAVAASQTSLDTNISVQPFGIMDEKLTCQIGSLSPSSPTGTKEPLKSNDGKTKLVEESGSPLATSDMVGVKEPLKYKEGLSSWEIGSLEAANLSPAGINDAGSVGAMDSEAAISGCNDDQESSFVKSAGVAGSLGFDSDLLDDILPKSLKNNSRAGGKFKPKAKPRQRNENPAPVSSSPSKCAEEEPKAHSQQTQSTEPVDVANTRMNPDGPTLLQQGNVKSNEPSKDSEVLYFNDNSCMELVNPSSENIATEEDVSPQNTPLAEMKSGNDVGLNSRFVESAIEVGSMRLDLDAFDYMDPQPAISTGRAAGKLQSKVKARPRKGTSELAASAVPNTAVEKVAGLASTVLDNMLPVESSGVENGRLTDHVSEPNMESAGTKEPGRNNGQALLSPPEILATVFCQKDSKGKSSFPAQNFVDSSAFMKCNVVATDFSSPNEAAVQVDNGRLELEFQESGAFPGLETPGFLSPDVMESVMAPPPNVQPVPSETINIDGCSVAAFPSDNIVDSPCTHLGDFIPPDPCTSEIRMNQELKNLTETSRSDNVTAIHQEDASDLPEKETSSSRKRKAAPVSCSSWKSQKASLAGDMNEHDKSSRHLTKQAAAPQLGDEPEYEAHGNDDSSMHPGDFLPFDPCTSEFQVDQNQKDFTESNCLANANVVRSEDVPVVPEKESSKSGKRKVFSASNCSRKSKKSSLAAGPQVVDELDEAHDNGGLPEPPGSSVDEEDNDYEPRGDEESDDENKVEIASRKKRASKKSKEPVTENEKPVRKRNRSNDTSEQSMQKPRKKFSHSTRRNKRCVNKDLLNMPEDEIDFKRLPIRDIILFAEYKERLATTTSKIPPNNQSTDNPFHGEYSHNEEDGFASEQDITHGDDQTYVRAQPSSSLFNYQSFMDRAPNSRWSKQDTELFYEGIQQFGTDLSMIQQLFPGRTRHQVKLKYKKEERQHPLRLHEALSSRPKDNSYFEKLIEQLQEVAGTQEEQESYKDDLVDVSGEEDAELNAETSGEVTKPEQGENAGVEEEQEKNVAEDHHGPLKSGVSDEDVDDIWGSY; encoded by the exons ATGGATCCTGATTTGGACCCTTTTGATGATATTCTTCCTAAGCCTGCCTTGACTAATG CTAGGTTAGGTGGGAAGTTTCAGCCTAAGGCCAAACCACGACCAAAAAAGGTGGAATTTGTACCAATTCCTTTTCCTCCAAGTAAAGCCAAGGAAAAGGCTGTGGCAGCATCGCAAACTAGCTTAGACACAAATATTTCTGTTCAGCCTTTTGGTATCATGGATGAGAAGTTGACATGTCAAATTGGTTCGTTGTCTCCATCATCACCTACTGGGACTAAGGAACCCTTGAAAAGCAAtgatggaaaaacaaaattggttgAAGAGTCAGGGAGTCCCTTAGCCACCTCTGACATGGTTGGGGTCAAAGAACCTCTGAAATATAAGGAAGGTTTGTCCTCTTGGGAAATAGGAAGCTTGGAGGCAGCAAACCTCTCCCCTGCTGGGATAAATGATGCAGGCTCTGTTGGTGCTATGGATTCGGAGGCTGCAATATCTGGTTGTAATGATGACCAGGAATCTAGCTTTGTGAAATCAGCAGGAGTG GCAGGCTCATTGGGGTTTGATTCAGATCTACTGGATGACATTCTTCCtaaatctctaaaaaataatt CTAGGGCTGGCGGGAAATTCAAGCCTAAGGCTAAACCTCggcaaagaaatgaaaatccaGCACCCGTCTCTTCATCTCCATCTAAATGTGCCGAGGAAGAACCTAAGGCACATTCTCAACAAACACAATCCACAGAGCCTGTTGATGTTGCAAATACAAGGATGAACCCAGATGGTCCAACTTTACTTCAGCAGGGCAATGTTAAGAGTAATGAGCCATCAAAAGACAGCGAAGTTTTATATTTCAACGACAACAGCTGCATGGAATTAGTCAACCCCTCATCTGAAAATATTGCAACTGAAGAGGATGTGAGCCCCCAAAATACTCCGCTTGCAGAGATGAAGTCTGGAAATGATGTTGGCCTGAATTCTAGGTTTGTAGAATCTGCCATAGAG GTTGGTTCCATGAGATTAGATTTGGACGCTTTTGATTATATGGATCCTCAACCAGCCATATCAACTG GGAGGGCTGCTGGCAAGTTACAGTCGAAGGTAAAGGCCCGGCCTAGGAAGGGAACATCTGAGTTAGCTGCTTCTGCTGTTCCCAATACTGCGGTAGAAAAGGTGGCGGGTCTAGCTTCCACTGTCTTGGATAACATGCTGCCCGTTGAATCTTCTGGTGTTGAAAATGGTAGACTAACCGATCATGTTAGTGAGCCTAATATGGAGAGTGCTGGGACCAAAGAGCCAGGGAGAAACAATGGCCAGGCTCTTCTTTCTCCTCCAGAAATTTTAGCTACTGTCTTTTGTCAGAAGGACTCAAAGGGAAAATCCAGCTTTCCTGCACAAAATTTTGTTGATTCTTCAGCATTCATGAAATGTAATGTGGTGGCGACAGATTTTTCAAGTCCCAATGAAGCTGCTGTTCAGGTTGATAATGGAAGGTTGGAATTAGAG TTTCAGGAATCAGGGGCATTTCCTGGCTTGGAAACTCCAGGTTTCTTGTCCCCAGATGTCATGGAGTCTGTTATGGCCCCACCACCAAATGTTCAACCTGTTCCTTCTGAAACCATAAACATTGATGGGTGTTCAGTTGCTGCCTTCCCATCAGATAATATTGTTGATTCCCCATGCACTCACCTAGGTGATTTTATTCCTCCAGATCCTTGTACTTCTGAGATTCGAATGAACCAAGAACTGAAAAACCTTACAGAAACTTCTCGCTCAGATAATGTGACTGCTATCCATCAGGAGGATGCCTCTGATTTGCCAGAAAAGGAG ACTTCTAGTAGTAGAAAAAGAAAGGCTGCTCCAGTATCATGTAGTTCTTGGAAGTCTCAAAAAGCTTCCTTAGCTGGTGACATGAACGAACATGACAAATCATCAAGGCATCTGACAAAGCAGGCCGCTGCCCCTCAACTTGGTGATGAGCCAGAATATGAGGCTCATGGCAATGATGACTCATCCATGCACCCAGGcgattttcttccttttgatcCTTGTACCTCTGAGTTTCAAGTGGATCAAAATCAGAAAGACTTTACAGAAAGCAATTGCTTGGCTAATGCAAATGTCGTGCGTTCAGAGGATGTTCCTGTAGTGCCTGAAAAGGAG AGTTCTAAGAGTGGAAAAAGAAAGGTTTTTTCAGCATCAAATTGTTCCCGGAAGTCCAAAAAATCTTCCTTGGCAGCTGGCCCTCAAGTTGTTGATGAGCTGGATGAAGCTCATGATAATGGGGGGTTACCTGAACCTCCTGGTAGTtctgttgatgaagaagataatGATTATGAACCTAGAGGGGATGAAGAGAGTGACGATGAAAACAAAGTGGAAATTGCATCTCGAAAGAAACGagcttcaaaaaaatcaaaggaaccagtgactgaaaatgaaaaaccagTTCGAAAGCGCAACAGATCCAATGACACTTCAGAACAGTCAATGCAAAAACCTCGCAAGAAGTTTTCTCATTCAACTCGTCGAAACAAAAGATGCG TGAATAAGGATTTGCTTAACATGCCAGAGGATGAGATTGATTTCAAGAGGTTGCCTATCAGGGACATCATTTTGTTTGCAGAGTATAAGGAGCGGTTAGCA ACGACAACATCAAAAATTCCCCCAAACAATCAAAG CACTGACAATCCATTTCATGGAGAATATTCCCATAATGAAGAGGATGGGTTTGCTTCGGAGCAAGACATAACCCATGGTGATGACCAAACATATGTTAGGGCTCAACCAAGTTCATCTTTATTCAACTACCAGTCTTTCATGGACAGAGCACCCAATTCAAGATGGTCAAAACAAGACACAGAGTTGTTTTATGAG GGGATTCAACAATTTGGGACTGATTTATCGATGATCCAACAACTTTTTCCTGGTCGAACACGGCATCAAGtcaagttaaaatataaaaaggaggAGCGTCAGCACCCCTTAAGGCTCCATGAAGCTCTGAGCAGTCGTCCAAAAG ATAATTCgtattttgaaaagttaattgaGCAGCTACAAGAAGTTGCTGGTACTCAGGAAGAACAAGAGTCTTACAAAGATGACCTAGTTGATGTGTCAGGCGAGGAGGATGCAGAGCTAAATGCTGAAACTAGT GGTGAAGTTACAAAACCCGAGCAGGGTGAGAATGCAGGAGTTGAAGAAGAACAGGAAAAGAATGTTGCTGAAGACCACCATGGTCCACTGAAATCTGGTGTTAGCGATGAGGACGTAGATGATATATGGGGTTCATATTAA